The genomic stretch ttttttttttttttttttttttatggttactttttatatataaaaaaaaaaatatatatatatatatatatatatatatatcttaataCGTTTAAAATAaagttttatttaaattgtactaaaatttttatattaaaatgaaattaaaaaaattatagtggaatatgttatatataatatatatatattaataataaatttaatttttttttttttttttcttttatcattttgtattatatatatatatatatatgtatatttggtctggttgtttattttatatattatttttaagggagtgaagaaaattaaaagaaaaaaaaaaaaaaaagtaataaaataaataacctAATTCTCTATATAAATCCAGAACAACAATGCTTTATCAAtacatgcatatatataaaaatatattatatatttttcttatatgttGTGTGTGTTAGGATAAGCACAAATAAGACTTATAAATTACAATTTTTATGAAACGTTGtaagtttattatttttattaggtACTTTTATGCgttgttaatatataaatatgacttattatttttatttttttttattttattatttttttttttttttttttttggttatgGTGATAGCAATTTTTCCTTGTTCGATTGGAATAACATCAGtattatgtacatatgtaggtaaataaataaatatataaatatatatatatatatatatatatatatatatatatataacttttaattataaagttcattattgaaaaaatgtgaatttttctttttcattttttttttattgggCTAGagataaaatttatttgaatAAACTTACTGATAAGGGCATTTCAATTTTAAACCATTTTGAATATGCATTTCCTTTAATCGAGGAAAGCTCTATTtgatgtttatataattcgtTAAACGATTTTTTCAAATGTTCTCTTTTTTTGTCATAAAGAAAAGTTTCCATAACAATTAGCtggtttaaaaaaattttccaTTTGCAATTCTTTAATGATATCAgctatataatatgaaaatttgaaatatataaaattgatATAATAACAGGAAAttgatattttaaataattatatataattatatgtatatatatatatatatatatatatatatgtgcacaTTTTATCATACTAGTCTTTTAAAATGCTCAAACCATTCTTCATTTCCAAGCGGAAAACTTTTCTGTAacacaataaataaataaataaataaatatatatatatatatatatatattgtatatatatctttttatatggaaataattttataccacttcatatttcttttctaCTAAAAAAATGATGGCATATTGAATTATTTCAATTAAAACAGTAACATTATCAACTTGGAAGAAATCCAAGTTCTcgtaatttttttctattaaatcggaagaatatataatacctatcaaaataaataaacattaaATAATAGAATGGATATAAaagtaacatatatatatatatatatatatatatatttatttatttatttatttatttatttgcaTTAATTATTACATAGTTCATTCCTATTTTCATTCTCGTcgattataatttttagcAGATCGACAAGAGCTTGCCTAGAAATCCAGCTAGCCATATCATTAgctttccaaaaaaaaaaaaaaaaaaaaaaaaatagccaAAAGTCAGGTAATTATTTTGTGTGTGTgcaaaataacaatatatttataggtaggtaataaataaaaaaaaaaataatgataataaaataaaacatatatatttatattctttttgtagaaataatattttacggTCTGgtataaaatagaaaattttTCCTAATAATTCATTCAtacaatttttaattaaaatatttgtatcACTATGTTGTTCTACTTGTTCTgttaaagaataaaatattaaaaaaacatcttttttctctttcatattatttttattctctaatttctttttctgaattataggtcttactgataaatatattaatatggttttttatttctttatcaaATAAGCTATTACTATCATTTCTTtgcattaaaaaaattataggaTTTGtacaataataaataagttTATCCATAAATATTTTGACCATATTATGGATCATGTCATCTACTTCTTTATGCTCTttcttattcatattatgtgATTTTAATTGATATTTCAGttctatataaaatataaaatatgaaatataaaatattatttatctgTGATAAATagacaaataaaaaaataaaaccacatatatatatatatatatatatttccttattTATAAACCGTTGTTAAAGGTGcttataaaagatataattaATTCGTATTCAATATTTTCATAGTTCAAATCATTTATTTTGCACTAAAAATAATTGGCAAAAGgaaacatgaaaaaaaaaaaaaaaaattcatatttatatatatgattgtttttattttcgatattttcttttacttatttattttatttcgtTTTAAGAAACCGTATTTGAATATTTAAGGCAAAAATCTTGTAGATTAAAAAACGCAACGTTTGTATTTCctacattttcttctttatcacATAAAGCAAGTGGTGTTATTATATCCTCTTCATTTGTAAcgatgtttttttttttttcagttatatcttttttcctttgagatataatatttttagcTTTATCTAATATTGTctacaaaattataaattaaatatttaatataaaatttaaaaggctcatttcaaaaaaaaaataaaaaaaaaaataccaatttttttttttttttttattcgaCCTTTTTTAATTCTCTATTAGTTAAAGCCTTTAAAATTTCATCTTCcattttaacaaaaaaaaagaaaagaaaagaaaataataaggtgatatataatatataccaaTTGTGTgtttgaaaagaaaaaaaaaaaaaaattgaccAATTTAATAGGAATGAATATATCCTGAAAAAAGACCGATTTTTTTAGGAAATCATTAATgtgtaataaaaagaaaaaaaataatgttttatgaaacaaaaaaaagaaattatttacTTTTTGAGGTGTGgtcgaaaaaaataaaaaaataaaatattaataaaaaaataaaatattaataaaaaaataaaatattaataaaaaaatatgtatagttatattatatactttaatttttgttatttttcgGCTCTaagattttttattttaatattttcatttttgaaaaattacaacatataaaatatagtattatttattgtgatttataatattattaatcttaattaaaaaattaagtgaatataattatatttcattaaaatGAACACCTAAAATGTACGTACAACCATATTTTAaggaatttattattattattattattataatttttataattattattatatatatatatatatatatatatatacatacacccTAATtactaaatatttatttactacgccataaatatataatatatatattatatatttatattaaacatttcaaaataaacctttttataataatttcatcTTACGAAAAattacataataaattataaatcattttatttttatataatttataaatggTCATATTATTTTAGGTTTgagaaatttttaaaattaatatcccctcaaatttttttatataaaataaagaagagattgaatttttttttttctatatttatcTCTATTTTAAGGTTCATTAAGtagagataaaaaaaattattgtaatataaaatgataaaatatatctatatattatatatatatgtaatataatattttatttatgttgaatgaatatgtattaaaatatccttttttttttttttttttttgaaatttttATGCATGTTTACATAtcataaatgaatattaatattaaataaaattaattttttttatataatttttaataaaaaaggatgatgttatttctttataaacttatatattataatatgttaataatCTTTATttaagcaaaaaaaaaaaaaaaaaaaaaaaaaaaattaaaaaagatgaatgttaataaaagtataataatgtatgtataaaatattttgtaaatataaattcttaaaatgtaatatatattttttaacattttaaaataattttttaaaaaagggtatattatatattatatattatatatatatatatatatatatattaaatatatatataataaatttacattaatatttattaacttAATAACGATAGGTACGTTtttgatattaaaaaatatacatagttgaaaattaattttttttagtatTTAATATgcataaaagaaaagaaaatattgcatatatatatatatatatatatatatatatatatatttatatataatatatatattttagtgatgaaaaagaataactatataataagattaaaaatataaaacatgattaaaaaaacattatatatatatatatatggttaaATTACACTCAAcgatttaatttttttttttgaatattttatcgttatttattttttaacctAAATTAAGTTATCattcaattttttattttccaaaaataaaaattgtattGATATTTCTCTTCATATTCCCGGTATTTTCAACGCCCATAATAGGGCAGCTTCTTGTTAAGTAGTGTTGATTTTGCCGTAACAAAACGGAGAggaacaaatataaatgaaataaaaaatatgtaaaaataaatgaatattatatggTATATCTaacattatatgtatgtattattcTCTCAACTTCAATAaggtttctttttttttttttttttttttttttttttttttgtttgggaattatgaaaaattaaaatttcatttaattttctaTGCACATTGAAagcataaaaatataacttatataaaataaatttataaaatatgtttataactattttatttcttcaaatGATTATAccacaatattatataagacATACTAGTATTCaatgtaatattattgtatattttttttgcaaCAAAAaactttaatattatttgtatttatttaaaggtgttaaaaaaatatgaaacatGAAGGTGCataatgtgtatatttatatatatatatatatatatatatatatatttcttcttcctgattaacattttaatttttttaaataaaaatatatgttatataaatgttcatataattatattaaaaaaaaaggaaaaatttataaaattattttaaaattatatttacttagtaaaacaacaaaatgataatattataacaaatataataaatggatatgtaacattataaaataatatatatattatatatacacgcACAcacacttatatatatatatatatatatatatttatttattttatacaattTATCGAATTAGAAGGTCTTTTCGTTCAAATATTACAAgggtttttattttttcattgtttttataaaaattgtgtaaaatatataattcatatgatataatatttgtaatggaaatattaaaataatacatacatatataattatatatatatatatatatataatgaaaaggtttataaaataacacctttctatataatttattaagacactacattataattatataaatatatattttttatttctgaatttattaaaatttataatacaaCGTATGAGGTattaacataatatttttaaacttAACACTTGTGTACtgtattcaaaaaaaaaagaaaaaaaaaaaaaaaaaaaaaaaaaagacttTGTTTCatgcttttctttttctaaaaaaaatttacatattttttataaatattaacatgaaaaataaattagaaCAATATTgctattatttaataatccTAGAAAGTACAATCAatgcacaaaaaaaaaaaaaaaaatacatataaatatataatatgaataaataaaatatatatatatatatatatatataacatataatttgttaagattaaaataattatatattatgggTAATTTAATGATTTCCTTTTTGAAAAAAGACACACAAAGTATTACTTTGGAGGAGCTAgccaaaataataaaaaaatgcaaACATGTAGTTGCCTTAACAGGGTCAGGTACATCTGCAGAAAGTAACATCCCAAGTTTTCGAGGGTCATCGAATTCGATATGGAGTAAGTATGACCCAAGAATATATGGAACTATATGGGGTTTTTGGAAGTATCCTGAAAAGATATGGGAAGTAATAAGAGATATATCATCCGATTATGAAATAGAAATAAACAATGGTCATGTAGCTTTATCAACTTTAGAAAGTTTGGGTTATTTAAAATCAGTAGTAACACAAAATGTAGATGGATTACATGAAGCTAGTGGGAATACAAAAGTTATATCATTACATGGGAATGTATTTGAAGCAGTATGTTGTACATGTAATAAAattgtaaaattaaataaaatcatGTTACAGAAAACATCTCATTTTATGCATCAATTACCACCTGAATGTCCTTGTGGAGGAATATTCAAACcaaacattatattatttggaGAGGTTGTTTCATCAGATCTTTTAAAAGAAGCAGAAGAAGAAATAGCAAAATGTGATTTACTTTTAGTAATTGGCACATCGTCTACTGTATCAACAGCTACTAATTTGTGTCATTTCGCttgtaagaaaaaaaaaaaaattgtggaaattaatatatccaaaacatatataacaaaCAAAATGTCTGATTATCATGTATGTGCAAAATTTAGTGAATTAACTAAAGTggcaaatatattaaaagggtcaagtgaaaaaaataagaaaataatgtaGCTCACacgcacatatatataaatatatatatatataaatatatatatatgtatatgcatatttgtatatataataattaattaattcgttatttttatttatttatttatttattatttatttatttattatttatttatttattatttatttatttattatttatttatttattattatttttttttttaatatttcatgtTCCTAATGTGGACACATTCTGTTCATTTGAAAACTTTTCTTTtaagtataaaaatatgaattttattttttcatcatctgGGACATCAgaaaatttatgtatatgtcTAAAGAAGGTACATAGTATGGTGAGACATTTTTGTATATGCTGAAACCATAACTTCCACTGATCATAATTAGTTGTAATATTAGGTTCttctaaataaatataaatattttcgtAATTAATAtctgtatttatattttttaatagtgGTTTAATTTCATCtggtttt from Plasmodium falciparum 3D7 genome assembly, chromosome: 13 encodes the following:
- a CDS encoding transcriptional regulatory protein sir2a, with product MGNLMISFLKKDTQSITLEELAKIIKKCKHVVALTGSGTSAESNIPSFRGSSNSIWSKYDPRIYGTIWGFWKYPEKIWEVIRDISSDYEIEINNGHVALSTLESLGYLKSVVTQNVDGLHEASGNTKVISLHGNVFEAVCCTCNKIVKLNKIMLQKTSHFMHQLPPECPCGGIFKPNIILFGEVVSSDLLKEAEEEIAKCDLLLVIGTSSTVSTATNLCHFACKKKKKIVEINISKTYITNKMSDYHVCAKFSELTKVANILKGSSEKNKKIM